The nucleotide window TGCTGATGGCTCCGCTGCTGACAAAGCCAATAACGGACTGCACTCCCAGCGGCAGCGAGAGGTTGATCAGCCCGGCCAGGGCAGCATACACATAGAGGTAGGTAATGTCGCGCCGCTCGGAAGTGAGCAGCCGCCACAAACGCTGGCCAGGGGTGAGCGAAGAAGCAGAAGAATCAGCCATGATAAACGGGTATGAAAGAAAAGGAGCCGGCGGGACTATGGTCCGCAGCCGACCCGGCGGCCTTACGCCAGTGCGGCAAAGGCCAAATGCTCGAGAAAGGCGTGAATGGAATTTTCGGGCGCCCCAGCGGCGCCGGCGTCGGCAAGTGAGGGCAGGTGCTGGGCGAAAAACTGCTGCTTGCGGGCCGATTCCAGCAGCGTGCTGACCAAGGCGTGGGGGAAGGGGTAGGCGGGGTTGATTTCCTGCACCACCTCCACGATACCCGCGGCCAGGCGCTTGTACTCCCGGAATAGCCCGGCCCGGTTGTCGTCGTCCACATCCTTGGTCAAGTAGGCTTTGGAGGCCTCGCTGACCACAATCCGGTAGAGGGCAGCCTCATCGAGCTGGGCCGTGGACGGGTCGTCGTGGTGGGCTCGGGTCAGAATGCTCAGAATCAGGCGCAACCGCTCCCGGGCACTGGCTACGTTGTGGGTATGAAACCGAATCTGGTAGCTAAGCCAGGCCCAGTGCCACGATACCAGGTACACCAGCAGGCGGTGCTTGTTCTCGAAATACCGGTACAGGGAGGCCTCCGTCGATTCAATACGCTGGGCCAGTTTCTTGAAGGTAAAGTGCTCAAAGCCAATTTCATCAATCAGACGGATGCTCTCGGCTATCAAGCGGCGGCCCAGGTCCGTGTCCTGCGGGTTACGGAGGTAAAGCTTTTCGTTGAGGTCAATACGGAGGACGGCGTGCATAGCAGTTCTTGTTTCGCTAAAAGGAATACTATCACAAATAAACGAACTACTTTCCATCGGACAGAGGCTGGTTGGAGTGCTTATACTCCCTTCCCGGGTCTGGGAAAAAAGCCTGCTTTCCGCTCGTCCGGTACAGGTGCTCAGTTTTAATGACGTAGACCTGCTCCTCGGCCAGGCGCTGCAGCAGCGCCAATACATCGGCAAAGTGAAGGCCGGGCTCCGGCGACGCCAGCACCGGGGCCCGAACCGCAACAGACACAAAACGACAGCGCCAGTAAGGGGAAAGGCCGGTTAACTCCCCGCCGGCGTGCGCACTTGCCACTGGGCTAGTAATAAGCCTGAAGTGCAGGTGGGGGCCGGCCAGGGCCGCCAACTGCTGCGTGAGCTGCCGGGCTGGCCGTTCATCCCGGCGCACTAGTACATCTACGCCCACGAGGGCTTGGTCCAGCAAGGACGACTCTTGG belongs to Hymenobacter cellulosilyticus and includes:
- a CDS encoding TetR/AcrR family transcriptional regulator codes for the protein MHAVLRIDLNEKLYLRNPQDTDLGRRLIAESIRLIDEIGFEHFTFKKLAQRIESTEASLYRYFENKHRLLVYLVSWHWAWLSYQIRFHTHNVASARERLRLILSILTRAHHDDPSTAQLDEAALYRIVVSEASKAYLTKDVDDDNRAGLFREYKRLAAGIVEVVQEINPAYPFPHALVSTLLESARKQQFFAQHLPSLADAGAAGAPENSIHAFLEHLAFAALA